The window CCGAGCATTCGGCGGCCAACAAAGTGCAGGGCTGCGCCAGTCAGGTCTGGCTCGCCAGGCATATCGATCGCGCGAGCGGCAACGAGCCGCATCTGAACTATCTCGGCGACAGCGACGCGCATATCGTGCGCGGCCTGATCGCGATCCTGCTGACGCTTTATTCCGGCCGCACGCCGCGGGAAATTCTCGCAACCGACGCGATTTCGGTGTTCGACGAATTCGGCTTTCGCGAGCATCTGACGCCACAGCGTTCCAATGGCTTGCGCGCCATGGCCGAGCGCATCCGCGCCGACGCCCGCGAAGCGCTTGCCGCCGCCTCCTGAAAGCCCGACAAGCCGATTGGGTTGTCCGTTCACGCCGCCGTGATCGACAGCCGTTTCGGCTCTGTTAACCCAGCCACGCCAGGGTCGCCTCGGTCTTTAAACGATTTAAAATGATTTGCAGGATCATCCGCCAACAACTGAAAGTTGACGGATGGCTCAGTTTCCGAACCTCTGGCGCTTCATGCGGTCGCGATCGGGTCGCGGCTTCCTGCTGCATTTGAGCCTGTGCGCGGCGCTGTCCGTGACCGTCGGCTACGGCTTCTATTACTTCAGCCTGAACTGGTTTGAGGAGCACAAGAGCCGCGAAAAGATCATCGCGCTGCAATTGGTCGATGCCTTCGTCACCAATTATTCGGCGGTCCGCTCGCAATTCGGCAAGGACGCGCCGGTTCCGGCGACATTCCGGGCGCACGCGATCGAGGCGTTCAACAAGCAGAACAGCGACAACTCCGATTTCCGCCTGGCTTCTGTCGGCCGCCCCGGACGCGAGATCCTGACGCCGCCGACGGATGCAAGGATGGCAGAGACCATCGAGGCTTTCGCGGCGATGCCGAACCCGAAACCGGTATCGGAACTGCTCGACGTCAACGGCGAGAGGATTTTCCGCACCGTCTATCCGACGATCGCGCGCGAAGAGAGCTGCGTCAGCTGTCACAACGCATTGCAGCCCGTCCAGACGCCATGGCATCTCAACGACGTGATGGGCGCGTTCGTGATCGACGTGCCGATCTCGCCGTTTTTGCACACCGTGATCTGGCAGAGCGCCGGCATCGGCATCGGCCTGTTCCTGGCGCTGGCGCTCGCCGGCCTGACCATTTCGCTGATGCATTTCCGCCAGCTCGAAGCGCTCGACGCCTCGGCCGCAAAGCTCGGCCGCACCCAGAACTTCCTCGACAGCATCATCGAGAACATGCCGGTGTCGGTCGCCGTCAAGGACGCCCGCGACCGCTGCTATGTCCTGATCAACCGCACCGCCGAGGCCATTTTCGGCATCGCGCGCGGCGAATTGATCGGCCGGCCCGCCGATGTTTCGCAGAACAAGGAAGCCGCCAACGACCTGTTCCCGCTCGCC is drawn from Bradyrhizobium lablabi and contains these coding sequences:
- a CDS encoding SufE family protein, with amino-acid sequence MTIDEIRDNFAVLEDWDDRYRYVIELGRMLKPMPEAEHSAANKVQGCASQVWLARHIDRASGNEPHLNYLGDSDAHIVRGLIAILLTLYSGRTPREILATDAISVFDEFGFREHLTPQRSNGLRAMAERIRADAREALAAAS